The genome window TGAGACTGATTTGTTTCGATTGTATTCTTCAGGCTTGCTTGACCCGAATAGATGGTACAGAACTTCATTGGTATGATTGGATATTTCTCATACAGCTTCATTAATGCTTCATGATGATGAAATGCTTTCTGATGAAGCCATTTCACATCATTTGTCTTTTTTTCGAGCTCTTTTTCACCATATTCTACTGGATCGAGCTCACATACCACTGCTTCGATTTCCTCAAAAGGAAGGCTGTAAACCTCCGACTCGTCATCCAGGCCTTTAAAAGAGGGGAGGGGTTGCACATCTTTTTCTCTAGCAGGGATAATTCCATATAAATAAATTAATTTTTCCATGATTCGTTCCTCACTTTTTACCTTTGGTCAGTTCATTGATTTGTTCCATTTCCCGCTTCTTAGCAATTTCGTAACGAATTAACAGTTCTGTCTCCGATTGTTTGTAGGAATCTTCATCAATTTCCTCCAGTTCATACATCATCTGTAAATGAATTAATTTCTTTTGGATATGCTCCAAATCATAAAATTCTTTTTCCACTTCCTCTTGAACCTTCTCTCCGATTTTTACAATCAGATTTATTGGCGAAGTGAAAATTTTGTGAATCATGCAGAGGGTTCCTCTACCTTCAATTTAATATTGATAAAGTTATATGCCGGCCATGGACCTGTGTATTTAAAGTCCACTTTATCTTGCCAGCTGTCATGGAGTTTGTTTACCTTTTCATCGAATTCCGCTTCCTTGTCACGGTCAATCAGGTAGGCTGTATTCAGAAGCATTTTTTCACCAATTGGATCATTAATTTGATCTGCTTCGGCAAGAGGTGTTAATGCATCATGTATTTCTGTCTTGATGTCATTCTGCAGTGATTGGAAGAAGTTCTTTGCCATTTCACCTAGTTGAATCCGGTCAAAATATCCGGCAGCCTCCGACTTGGAATGTACCACCTGTTTTTTCTTCATGACATCTTCGTTTTGATTGATGTTTTTCTCAAGCCAATCCTTCTTGCCAATAACTTTTAAACCAACCTCAATTTTCCCTTTGATTTGTGGGAAAATCTTCACCAGTTGAGGATAAAGGCTTTCCGCCAGAGCAATCACATCTTCTTCACTATGGAACATATTTCCAAAACTGATTGGAACAACTGTATCCATTTTTTCCATTACCTTAGAAAGCACTTGCTGATGCATCATTAGATTATCTTTACTAGGATGGTAAATTTTCATTGGAACTTTGGTGACAACCATCGCGGCGTCTTTATAATGAATGGTATAAACCTGTCTTTCCTCTCCTTCAAAATGAATTGTTCCAAAGGATTCTACTTTATCTGTCTGTATACTGCAAAAAACATAAATTCCTTGTTCATCGATCATTTCATTCACCCCACCTTAATTTTTTTGCATTCTTGTATGAGCTGTCTTTGTGCCCGTTGTTTATGTTTGTCCTCCACACATGCCTGAAGGGGAAACCATGTAATGTCAAAGCATAGCTGATAAAATTCCTCGTTCGACCCATCAACGGGAATGTCGTACCGTTTTACTAATTCAGCAATCATAATAGAGGCTCTTAGTGAAGGACCTTGAAAATCCTGTCCGGAATGACAAAGCTTCCTAATCTTCATCATAAATTCAACAATTGCTTCCGCTTTCTCCCGCTCAATCGAAGTTTTATTGATAACGGCTGTAATTTCCGATTCCTGCTCCAAAGATCCAAGCGTCAACGTCACCATCCGGTCAAGCAGTGCATCCTGAGTTTCATAAACACCTGCATACTCCACAGGGTTACTTGTAAAAATAACGGAAAAATCCGGATGAACCTTTATAAATGACTTCTTCTGCTTGGTTCCATAAAGAGGTAAAATCTTCTCTTCCAGTATAGGTAAAAATATATTGTTTATCTCTGGCTGGGAACGTGTAAACTCATCATATACTAGGGTATAGCCCTTCTTAACAGCTTCAAGCAATCTTCCATCAGCCCAAGACTCGGTAACATTTTCCTCGATTTTATGGACACTTCTTACATAATTATCCTTCAATTTTCTGCGTTTATAGCCTGTAAAAGCACCAATAAAATCCTCTGTAGAAAGATCTTTATTCCCGTTAATTAACATAACAGGGCGTTTTCTTTGCTTTGCAATATGAAGGGCCAGCGTTGTTTTTCCAATTCCTGAAGGACCTGTGAAGTGGAGTGGATAGCCAGTATCCAAATATCTTAATGACCGCTTTATAATTCCTTTATAGTATGATGATTGTTCATATAAACTTGTTTGATTTTTCTCTTCGTAATCGGTCATGTCTGATCCTCCTGTCTAACTAAGCCTGTTCCTCCAAATCGCTTCGGAACCGGAGACTTATTCTTGAAAAACCGGTAACCTCGGATTCCGGATCGAGAAAAATTTCATATAAACCAATCATTTGATCATTGGCATATTTTTTCATATACTCTTTTTCCTCTATGACTTCTACAAGTGCCCGCCAGCCACTCTCACCATTTTCCTCATGTTTTTTAACAGAAATAATTTTATGTGGAGGGGCGATATTTTCATTGAAAAAATGTTTTACTTCCTCCATAACCTTCATATATCTCACTTCCTTGCTCTTTCGTAAGTATGGATGGAATCAGGAATCTGTTCCAGACCCTGATTCCAGTTGTGGTTTAAGCTTCTTCTTCTTCATAATCCAAACTATCTGTACGTGCAGATAAACGGTCTGATAGGCCATCTTCCTCAAAATCATCCTGCAATAAACCGACAGCCTCTGCATATCGTAACCATGTATCGACACTGGCAATAACAACACGCGCCTCAATGGTAATCAATTCGATTCCTACCACAGAAACTCTTGCGAATGCATCTATTACAATTCCTTTATCCAGTATTCGGTCAATAACCTCCGCTAAGCTTGAACTATCGGTTGACTTTTGTATAGCCATTTGAACATGCTCCTTTCCGGTTGTTGAACTAATTATTAAAAAAAGCTGTGTTAAGCTTGATTATCTAACGTTAGAGTGATGTTTAATGCTTCTTGGACCTTTAATTTTCGTAGAGCTCTTAATGGAGGCAGCACTTTTAACATGACTTACACCTTTAATATGATTTGCACTCCGAACTCCTGTATCTGATGTTTTCCTTTTATTTAATTTGTTCTGAAATTCCTGTCCAGTTTCCTTGGCACCAGCAACTTTTTTCTTAACATGCAATAGTGCGTGCTGCATTTTGTCTTCTGCTTTTTCTGCATTGGCGTGAACCTTTTTCGCATTTTCATCCTTCTTTTTCTTCAGCTTTTCTGCTGCTTCATTCGCTTTGGATTGGATGCCTTCAGTTAATTTATTGCGAAATTGCTCAGTCATTTCTTCTTTAAATTCTGATTTTACGGCTTGTTTCATCTCTGTTGGATTGTCAGCTCGTTTGATAATTTTTTTTACCTTTGGCACAGCATGGCTTATCCCTTTTCTTACCTTAGGAAATAACAGCGGTGCCGTAGTAGCTAAAAAGGTAATCCCACCAGCAATAAACGATGCTTGTACGCTGGGTTTCTCAATTATTTTCTTAGGTGCTTCCATAGGTAACCTCCTTAAAGGACCACCAGGCTGAATTTAGCCCTTTTCAAATAGATACCCTCCCACACTTTTTAGGAAACTGGTTATTTTTTCCTGTTAAAATGTTGCCTGTTTAAAACGGTGCCTGTCACTTCCCGGTTATTGTCGAACCAACGAAAAAAAGCTTCCAAATTAACTTGGAAGCTTTTCTAATAAGCTATACAATTTATGAAGATAGTATCCTCCACGAAGCTGTTTTTTTATCAGATAATCCATATATGTAAGTGAATCCTTTGCTATCTTTTTAGCCTGTGCCAGATTATTTTGATCGATTTCATCTACTACTCGCCGGACAATTTCCAGTGAATAGACAGCAGACCGTATTGTTCGAATAATTAATAGTCTGCGTATATCAGCACGACTATATTTCCGATAGCCATTATCAATCTCACGCTCTGGCTCAATCAGTCCTTCTTTTTCCCAATGTCTGAGAGTTGATGCAGGAACATCAATTTCTTCAGCAACCTCACGAATTGAGTACCAGTCCTTTTTATGACGAGCGGAGAATCCTTCAAGCTCTTCTAATTCGAGTGCTTGGAGTGCTTGCTCTGCTTTAGTCTTTTCTTGGTGAAGCTTTGCCTGGGCCTCATTCACCAGCCAAAGTGCTTCCGTTAGTTTTTGCTCCTGAATTAGCGGCATAATTTTGCGTACAAGATCCATGCCAAATCCCTCGTTCATCGCGCGAATACATTCAAAATACGCAACATGCTCGTCTGTATAAAGCCGATATCCATTAGCGGAACGATTAACAGGAGGGACAATACCCCATGCTTCGTAATGCCTCAGTGCACTTGTACTAATTCCCAGCTTCCGAGCAATTTCGATTGGTTTAACCATTATGTAATCCTCCCTAGTTTCATCCTAAACATTAAAGTAAAGGACGGAAAGTTGTCAATTAATCCCATAAAATGAGTGAAAAAATATAAAAACATTCCCATTTGCATCTATGTCGTAGAATGAATATGTACGTTATTATTTTGAAATGAAAGAGGATAATAATGAATTTGAGGATGGAATTTATACTATTA of Oceanobacillus zhaokaii contains these proteins:
- a CDS encoding gas vesicle protein GvpG — its product is MIHKIFTSPINLIVKIGEKVQEEVEKEFYDLEHIQKKLIHLQMMYELEEIDEDSYKQSETELLIRYEIAKKREMEQINELTKGKK
- a CDS encoding GvpL/GvpF family gas vesicle protein; amino-acid sequence: MIDEQGIYVFCSIQTDKVESFGTIHFEGEERQVYTIHYKDAAMVVTKVPMKIYHPSKDNLMMHQQVLSKVMEKMDTVVPISFGNMFHSEEDVIALAESLYPQLVKIFPQIKGKIEVGLKVIGKKDWLEKNINQNEDVMKKKQVVHSKSEAAGYFDRIQLGEMAKNFFQSLQNDIKTEIHDALTPLAEADQINDPIGEKMLLNTAYLIDRDKEAEFDEKVNKLHDSWQDKVDFKYTGPWPAYNFINIKLKVEEPSA
- the gvpN gene encoding gas vesicle protein GvpN, giving the protein MTDYEEKNQTSLYEQSSYYKGIIKRSLRYLDTGYPLHFTGPSGIGKTTLALHIAKQRKRPVMLINGNKDLSTEDFIGAFTGYKRRKLKDNYVRSVHKIEENVTESWADGRLLEAVKKGYTLVYDEFTRSQPEINNIFLPILEEKILPLYGTKQKKSFIKVHPDFSVIFTSNPVEYAGVYETQDALLDRMVTLTLGSLEQESEITAVINKTSIEREKAEAIVEFMMKIRKLCHSGQDFQGPSLRASIMIAELVKRYDIPVDGSNEEFYQLCFDITWFPLQACVEDKHKQRAQRQLIQECKKIKVG
- the gvpO gene encoding gas vesicle protein GvpO, whose translation is MRYMKVMEEVKHFFNENIAPPHKIISVKKHEENGESGWRALVEVIEEKEYMKKYANDQMIGLYEIFLDPESEVTGFSRISLRFRSDLEEQA
- the gvpA gene encoding gas vesicle structural protein GvpA; this encodes MAIQKSTDSSSLAEVIDRILDKGIVIDAFARVSVVGIELITIEARVVIASVDTWLRYAEAVGLLQDDFEEDGLSDRLSARTDSLDYEEEEA
- the gvpQ gene encoding gas vesicle protein GvpQ encodes the protein MEAPKKIIEKPSVQASFIAGGITFLATTAPLLFPKVRKGISHAVPKVKKIIKRADNPTEMKQAVKSEFKEEMTEQFRNKLTEGIQSKANEAAEKLKKKKDENAKKVHANAEKAEDKMQHALLHVKKKVAGAKETGQEFQNKLNKRKTSDTGVRSANHIKGVSHVKSAASIKSSTKIKGPRSIKHHSNVR
- a CDS encoding MerR family transcriptional regulator — its product is MVKPIEIARKLGISTSALRHYEAWGIVPPVNRSANGYRLYTDEHVAYFECIRAMNEGFGMDLVRKIMPLIQEQKLTEALWLVNEAQAKLHQEKTKAEQALQALELEELEGFSARHKKDWYSIREVAEEIDVPASTLRHWEKEGLIEPEREIDNGYRKYSRADIRRLLIIRTIRSAVYSLEIVRRVVDEIDQNNLAQAKKIAKDSLTYMDYLIKKQLRGGYYLHKLYSLLEKLPS